The sequence CACGCCGGCCGAGATCGCCGCCACGCTGGGCCAGGCCCCCGACCACGAGCTGATGGCGCTGTTCGCGCGGGCGCTGCGCGAGCTCGGCGAGCGGGTCGGCGACTCGTTCCTCGGCTTCGCGCGCGGCGGCGACACCACCGCGATCGCCGACGAGCTCGCGAGCTGGCCGACCTGGTACGACATCTCGCCCTACGACGGCGAGGCGATCCCGTTCTTCAAGCGCGCGCAGATCGCGGCCGCCGACCTCGCCCTGGCGGGTCTGACCGACCCGGCCGGGCTGGACCGGCTGACGCTGTTCGCCGACAACCTGGTCCCGCACGTGCTGCGGATCGACGGGGTCCTCGCCTTCGACGCCGAGCTCGTCGCACGGATCGACGCCGGCACGCCGATCGAGCACGACTCGCCCGAGGAGGTCGAGATCCGGGCGGTCGCGCTGCACGCGGTCGAGCGGCTGGTCGCCGCGCACGGCGGCACGACCGCCACCGCCGTCGACCACGCGCTCTGGCACCGGGGCGCCGCTCCGGAGTACAAGGCGCACCCGCGTCATCGCTCCCGTACAACGGCGTACTAGGTGTTGAGCCGACTCAACGGGAAAATCCCCTCGGCTCACCCCGGATAAGCGAGAATCAGTCGTTGAAAGTACGCGCCTGAGGAGCGCGTGCTCTGAAGAGGGGGTTGGTTCTTGAGGTATAGGTTGCTCCCCGCGCTCGCGTGCGCGGGGATGCTGTGCGTGGCGCCCAGCGCCTACGCAGCCACACTGACGGTCGACGACGACAAGGCGGACTGCCCCGCAGCCACCTTCACGTCGATTCAGGCCGCAGTCGACGCCGCCAAGACGGGTGACACGATCACCGTCTGCGCGGGCGACTACTCCGAGGGCACCGGCGCCCCCGGCACGAACGCGGTGACGATCACGAAGAGCGTCGACATCAAGGGCGCCGGCGCTGATCTGGTCTCCATCACGCCGAAGGCGAACCCGCTGGTTCGCGGCAGCATCATCGAGGAGGGCACGCCGGACATCCGCAACGGCGTGGGTGACATCGTGGCCATCGTCGGCACCCCGACGCAGCCGCTCACGGTCAACATCTCCGGCGTCACGGTCGACGGCTACGACCCGCAGGGCCGCGAGGTCGCGGTCGAGGCGGGCATCCTGTTCCTCGACGCCAAGGGCTCGGTCATCCGCTCGCGCGTGACGAACGTCGTCACCTCCGAGGGCGACAACGCCTACACCCGTGTCGGTGGCTACCGCGGCGCGCAGCCCGGCATCGGCATCGTCCAGACTTCCAACGCGCTGCTCGCCCCCGTGGACGGCGCGCGCAAGCTGACCATCGACCGCACGCGCGTCGACAAGTACAACAAGATCGGCGTCCTGATCGACGGCTCGCAGAACGACGCGGCGCCGTTCATCCCGTCCGGCACGGTCAACTGGGGCGTCATCACCGCCAGCCAGATCGTCGGCCGCACGCAGTGCGTCAACTACGCCGGCACGGGCAACTGCGCCTCCGTCGGCCTGCTCACCACCGGCCCGCTGTTCGGCCAGGACGGCCTGCGCGTCACCAACGGCTCCTACGCCACGGTCGACAGCTCGCTGATCTCGCAGAACCTGGTCAACGGCACGGGCGCTCCGACGCGCAACGCCGCGACCAACAACGAGAACCTGACGCTCGGCGCCGGCGTCCGCTACGCGGGCGCGAAGATGACGTCGTACACCGACGCCACCGGCCTCGTCGTGCACTCGCGGATCGACCGCAGCAACATCGTCGACAACGCCTACGGCGCGCTCAACGTGCAGGCGGACGGCACGACGGCCAACGTCGGCTATCCGATCCCGATCGTCACGGGCAACCCGCGCCCCGGCTACGGCAACCTGCTGATCGCCGAGGGCAACTGGTGGGGCCTGCGCTTCAACTCCACGACCAACCCCGGTCCCGCGATCTCGCCGACCACGAACCCGCAGACGCCGGAGAACCCGGTCAACGGCGTGCCCACGGCCAACGCCACGGGCTCGACGGACCAGACGTCCAACGCGGTCGACTTCTTCCCGTACCGGAGCGGCCCGCAGTCTGACCCGACCAACGGCCAGCTGCCGGTCCTGACCGCGCCGATCCCGGTCGACGACGCCGCTCCGGCGGTCTCCCTCGCCGGCCCGGCGAGCGCCGCCCGCGGCGCCACCATCACGCTCTCGGCCGCCGCTTCCGACGACTTCGGCGTCAAGCGCGTGCGCTTCGCCGAGGGCCTGACGACGCTCGGCACCGCGACGCTCCCGCCGTACACGCAGAGCGTCACGATCCCGGCCGACGCGGCCTGCAACAGCGTCCGCACCTACAGCGCGGTCGCCATGGACTCGCTCGGCCAGACGAAGTCGGCCACGGTGCCGGTCACGGTGACGTGCTCGACCACGCCGGAGCCCACCCCGACGGCGACGCCGACGGTCACGGCCACCCCGACGGCGACGGCCACCGCCACGCCCGGCAGCACGCAGACCGTCACGGTCGGCGGCACGGTCGAGAAGGACTACGACCCGACCAAGACGGTCAACGCCGCCCAGGGCTCCGGCCCCGCGGCCGCGTTCGTCTCCTGGCCGCGCTCGATCGCGGGCAAGTCGAAGGTCGTCTTCACCGCCAGCTCCGCGGCCGGCATCAAGTCCGCCGCCGTCGTGCTCGGCAGCCGCACCCTGTGCGTCGTCACCGCCGCGCCGTTCGAGTGCTCGTTCGCGCCGAAGGGCTCGGACGTCGGCGGCCAGGCCCTGCGCCTGATCGTCACCGACAACGCCGGCGCCACCACCGAGCTCACCCGCAACGTGGTCGTGTCGCGCTTCGTCGCGTCGCTCAAGGTCACGGTCTCCAAGAAGGCCGTCAAGGGCGGCTTCAAGCGCACGCTCACCGGCAAGGTCAGCTTCCCGTCGGCCGTCACCAAGGCCCAGGCCTGCTCCGGCAAGGTCCTGCTGACGATCAAGCGCGCCGGTCGCAGCGTCATCAACCAGGAGGTCAAGCTGTCGAAGGGCTGCACGTTCTCCCGCTCGATCACGTCCAAGTCCGCGAAGCAGTCGTTCACGGCCGAGGTCAAGTTCGCCGGCAACAACGTGCTCAACGCCGTCGGCAAGAGCCGGAGGTTCTCGTGATGTCCCTGCGTAAGAGCCTCTCCGCCGTCGCGATCACGCTCGCCGCGATCGCCGCCGCCCCCGCCGCCGCACAGGCGGAGGTGGACCCCGTGGGCTGCACGCAGACCCTCGGGTACGACAACACCATCCCGACCTGGGACCAGTACTGGGCGGGCAAGAACGACCCGGATGCGGTCCTTCCGCTCGGCCAGGGCACGACGGGCGCCGGTGGCGGCGCCCCCGTCAACGGCTCCGGCGCTCCGACGCCGCGCGGCCGCAACCTCAACCGCGTCCTCCAGCAGTACTGGGGCGCGATGGTCGAGGCGACCAAGAACAACACGGGCTCCAAGCCCAAGCTGATCCAGAAGTACCTCGGCAAGTCCTACCTGGGCCGCGACTTCTCGTTCTACGTCGCCGGTACCGCGGACAACCTGTCCCGCCTCGACACGCCGGACGGCGACGCCGCGTTCTGGCGCGGGGTCCGCGCGGGCGACATCCCGACCGAGGTCGGCGTCGAAGCTGCGGGCGAGCGGCCCGCGTTCGCGTGGGTCACGGCGACCCCGCACGGCGGCGAGGCCGCCGGCGCGGAGTCGATCACGCGCTCCATGTACGAGCTGCTGGCCCGTACGGACTGCGAGAACGCGAAGCGGCTGAAGAACCTCGACGTCTTCTACCAGCCGGTCCGCAACCCGGACGGTCGTGACGCGGTCACGCGTACCTCCGCGTTCGGGTTCGACCACAACCGCGACTTCGGCACGCAGAACCAGATCGAGAACAAGTTGATGCTCCCGGAGATCAACAAGTACCCCGGTCTGTTCTTCATCGACGCGCATCAGCAGTCGAACGGGTACTTCTTCCCGCCGAACGAGGACCCCGTCCATCACGAGATCTCCTCGTTCTCGCTGAACTTCATCCAGAACGGGATCGGGCCGGCGCTGCAGCGGGCGTTCAACGACCAGTCCGCCCAGTACCAGAACTACAACTCGTACGACATGTTCACGCCGGAGTACGGCGACACGGTGCCCTCGCTGATCATGGGCGCCGCGGGCATGACGTACGAGAAGGGCAACAGCGAGGTCTACGGCAAGCAGGTCTACGACCACTACCTCGCGATCGACACGACGATCAACGTCACGTCGGACGACAAGGTCAACCTCCTCTCCAACTGGGTCCGCCAGTGGGGCGAGGCGGTCCAGCAGGGTGAGCAGTGCGCTCTGCAGCCGAACAAGCTCGTCAGCCCGCTGCACGACACGATCAAGCAGCAGCCCAAGGGCACCGTGTGCGGCTACTTCTTCAAGCCTGGCCAGCACACCGCCGACACGGCGGCGCTGCTCAAGCACCTCCAGAGCACGGGCGTGAAGGTCTTCACGCTCGACACGCCGGTGGCCGTCAACGGCTACCACGAGTTCGGCAACACGAAGGCCGGCGGCGAGCCGCAGTCGGTCAACGGCCAGACGCTGCCCGCCGGGACGTTCTACATCCCGATGGCCCAGGG comes from Solirubrobacter pauli and encodes:
- a CDS encoding Ig-like domain-containing protein, whose amino-acid sequence is MRYRLLPALACAGMLCVAPSAYAATLTVDDDKADCPAATFTSIQAAVDAAKTGDTITVCAGDYSEGTGAPGTNAVTITKSVDIKGAGADLVSITPKANPLVRGSIIEEGTPDIRNGVGDIVAIVGTPTQPLTVNISGVTVDGYDPQGREVAVEAGILFLDAKGSVIRSRVTNVVTSEGDNAYTRVGGYRGAQPGIGIVQTSNALLAPVDGARKLTIDRTRVDKYNKIGVLIDGSQNDAAPFIPSGTVNWGVITASQIVGRTQCVNYAGTGNCASVGLLTTGPLFGQDGLRVTNGSYATVDSSLISQNLVNGTGAPTRNAATNNENLTLGAGVRYAGAKMTSYTDATGLVVHSRIDRSNIVDNAYGALNVQADGTTANVGYPIPIVTGNPRPGYGNLLIAEGNWWGLRFNSTTNPGPAISPTTNPQTPENPVNGVPTANATGSTDQTSNAVDFFPYRSGPQSDPTNGQLPVLTAPIPVDDAAPAVSLAGPASAARGATITLSAAASDDFGVKRVRFAEGLTTLGTATLPPYTQSVTIPADAACNSVRTYSAVAMDSLGQTKSATVPVTVTCSTTPEPTPTATPTVTATPTATATATPGSTQTVTVGGTVEKDYDPTKTVNAAQGSGPAAAFVSWPRSIAGKSKVVFTASSAAGIKSAAVVLGSRTLCVVTAAPFECSFAPKGSDVGGQALRLIVTDNAGATTELTRNVVVSRFVASLKVTVSKKAVKGGFKRTLTGKVSFPSAVTKAQACSGKVLLTIKRAGRSVINQEVKLSKGCTFSRSITSKSAKQSFTAEVKFAGNNVLNAVGKSRRFS
- a CDS encoding queuosine salvage family protein; translation: MSSLTDEIREKAARVARKATRVRIEEDAIEAYARDLPAQSPPAPELADADDEARAAFSLQLNAINFGSGWFPTLNKPDGLSGFRTVEAGLRRHGPYAIEELRRVTPAEIAATLGQAPDHELMALFARALRELGERVGDSFLGFARGGDTTAIADELASWPTWYDISPYDGEAIPFFKRAQIAAADLALAGLTDPAGLDRLTLFADNLVPHVLRIDGVLAFDAELVARIDAGTPIEHDSPEEVEIRAVALHAVERLVAAHGGTTATAVDHALWHRGAAPEYKAHPRHRSRTTAY